In Mytilus trossulus isolate FHL-02 chromosome 14, PNRI_Mtr1.1.1.hap1, whole genome shotgun sequence, a genomic segment contains:
- the LOC134697955 gene encoding uncharacterized protein LOC134697955 gives MTFDNTERRLITGARDGVLNIWNYNNGHCLRKLQKSKGNDEICDVLYVEMNKNRYIISVGWDKRININSDCQIDSNIHQVQHPNIVWTIDLKNGHKEDVLSIAQCQPNLLTTAGYDGEIVVWNMTSTKGALISTMTINEANIMLCVADNLGFVFVYNIDGYSYALSGYEEEPPELVNTWRGHVDGISCIELVEKNKVIMTASIDCTVRLWNYEGNYIGTFGQQEQWDLYNTSTFCHPMVPYDVLIDPMSLPSQPVLKEGSKTDDLLEEIKKKEEETQYYLYEYKDFHRGQNDENQSQGFEQVQKRIYSYLIKMFLSSTNMFTGREGGGALPIYKVIGRATGIGYFFQLENMRIDEENYQKYMIRSIKVQLLAKIQPAYTSYAKPQINIDDETIARDIKDLNAILKDTGLDEEQANNYHGKWLRHDKTKINKIDKGGPSDYQTLKWSQIVDPPNPDFPKVKFDKDDPFGSGMDSEMMTNSLKSFTNKQQAVS, from the exons GTTAATAACTGGAGCCAGAGATGGTGTGTTAAATATATGGAATTACAATAACGGACACTGTCTcagaaaactacaaaaat CCAAGGGTAATGATGAAATCTGTGATGTGTTATACGTCGAGATGAACAAGAATCGGTACATTATATCTGTAGGATGGGACAAAAGAATCAATATTAACTCTGACTGTCAGATTGATTCCAATATACACCAAGTACAACACCCTAATATAGTCTGGACCATTGATTTG AAAAATGGACATAAGGAAGACGTATTGTCCATAGCCCAGTGCCAACCAAACTTACTGACAACAGCAGGGTATGATGGGGAAATAGTTGTATGGAATATG aCTTCCACAAAGGGTGCTTTAATCAGTACGATGACAATTAACGAAGCCAACATTATGCTATGTGTGGCAGATAATTTAggatttgtatttgtatataatattgatGGCTATAGCTATGCATTGTCAGGGTATGAAGAGGAACCTCCTGAAC tggTGAACACATGGAGAGGACATGTAGATGGTATATCTTGTATAGAGTTAGTAGAGAAAAACAAAGTTATAATGACAGCTTCTATTGATTGTACAGTCAGGCTGTGGAACTATGAAGGCAATTATATAG GTACATTTGGTCAGCAAGAACAGTGGGACCTATATAACACGTCTACTTTCTGTCATCCCATGGTGCCATACGATGTACTGATAGACCCCATGAGTTTACCATCTCAGCCAGTACTGAAAGAAGGAAGTAAGACAGATGATCTACTGGaggaaattaaaaagaaagaagagGAAACTCAGTATTACTTGTATGAGTACAAAGATTTTCATAGGGGTCAGAATGATGAAAATCAGTCTCAAGGTTTTGAACAAGTACAAAAGAGgatatattcatatttgattaaGATGTTTTTGTCTTCAACAAACATGTTCACAGgaagggagggggggggggcacttcCTATATACAAGGTGATAGGACGTGCCACTGGAATAGGTTACTTTTTCCAGCTTGAAAATATGAGAATAGATGAAGaaaactatcagaaatatatgataagGTCGATAAAGGTCCAATTACTT gcAAAAATACAGCCAGCATATACATCTTATGCCAAGCCACAGATCAATATAGATGATGAAACAATTGCTAGAGATATCAAAGATCTAAATGCTATCCTCAAAGATACAGGACTTGATGAAGAACAAGCCAATAATTATCACGGGAAATG GTTGCGACATGATAAAACAAAGattaataaaatagataaaggaGGACCGTCAGATTATCAGACATTAAAATGGTCCCAAATTGTGGACCCACCTAATCCAGATTTTCCCAAAGTGAAATTTGACAAGGACGATCCTTTTGGGTCAGGCATGGACTCTGAAATGATGACCAATAGtcttaaatcttttacaaataaacaacagGCTGTGTCATAA